A genomic segment from Bacillus cereus G9842 encodes:
- a CDS encoding acyl-CoA dehydrogenase, translating to MEFTLTREKQMIKEMVRDFAEKEIAPKAVYYDKTAEFPYETFQKMGELGLLGIPFPEEYGGSGGDTVSYALAVEEIGRACGGTGLSYAATISLGASPIYYFGTEEQKQKYLVPMASGKTLGAFGLTEPNAGSDAGGTQTKAVLDGDEYVISGEKCWITNAEYANTIIVTAVNGVEENGRKRISAFIVPTTSEGLTISSPYDKMGVRASNTCEIVLDGVRVPKENILGDVNKGFKQFLYTLDGGRISIAALAVGIAQSAFERALQYAKERQQFGKSISNFQAIQFKLADMATEVELARNLVHKAAWLKDNDKPFGKEAAMAKLFASEAASRIANQAVQIHGGYGYMREYEVERHIRDAKLLEIGEGTSEIQRLVIARHLGCR from the coding sequence ATGGAATTTACTCTAACTCGCGAAAAACAAATGATTAAAGAAATGGTACGTGACTTTGCTGAAAAGGAAATCGCACCGAAAGCTGTATATTATGACAAAACTGCAGAGTTTCCATATGAAACATTTCAAAAAATGGGCGAACTAGGATTACTAGGCATCCCATTCCCAGAAGAGTATGGAGGTTCAGGTGGCGATACGGTATCGTATGCGTTAGCAGTTGAAGAAATTGGTCGCGCTTGTGGTGGCACTGGTTTAAGCTATGCTGCAACAATTTCATTAGGTGCTTCTCCAATTTATTATTTCGGTACAGAAGAACAAAAACAAAAGTATTTAGTTCCAATGGCGTCAGGTAAAACATTAGGTGCCTTCGGATTAACGGAGCCGAATGCTGGATCTGATGCAGGTGGTACTCAAACGAAAGCGGTATTAGATGGCGATGAGTATGTAATCAGTGGTGAGAAGTGTTGGATTACAAACGCAGAGTATGCAAATACAATTATTGTAACCGCTGTCAATGGCGTTGAAGAGAATGGTAGAAAACGTATTTCTGCATTTATCGTGCCTACTACTAGTGAAGGATTAACGATTTCAAGTCCATACGATAAGATGGGTGTTCGTGCTTCTAATACTTGTGAAATCGTACTTGATGGTGTGCGTGTACCGAAAGAAAATATTCTTGGTGATGTAAATAAAGGTTTTAAACAATTTTTATATACACTTGATGGAGGGCGTATTTCAATCGCAGCATTGGCAGTTGGTATTGCGCAATCAGCCTTTGAACGTGCATTGCAATATGCGAAAGAACGTCAACAATTTGGAAAGTCAATCTCTAATTTCCAAGCGATTCAATTTAAATTAGCTGATATGGCGACTGAAGTAGAGCTAGCACGCAATTTAGTACATAAAGCAGCTTGGTTAAAAGATAACGATAAACCTTTCGGCAAAGAAGCGGCAATGGCAAAACTATTTGCATCGGAAGCAGCAAGCCGTATTGCGAATCAAGCAGTACAGATTCATGGTGGATATGGTTATATGCGTGAATATGAAGTTGAACGACATATTCGTGATGCGAAACTATTAGAAATTGGTGAAGGAACTTCTGAAATTCAACGTCTCGTAATTGCTAGACATTTAGGATGTAGATAA
- a CDS encoding acetyl-CoA carboxylase biotin carboxyl carrier protein subunit, producing MMTKVYASMAGNVWKIVVGVGDTVEEEQDVVILESMKMEIPIISEEAGTVMKINVQEGDFVNEGDVLLEIE from the coding sequence ATGATGACGAAAGTATACGCATCGATGGCAGGAAACGTTTGGAAGATTGTTGTAGGAGTAGGAGATACAGTAGAGGAAGAGCAGGATGTCGTCATTTTGGAATCTATGAAAATGGAAATTCCAATCATTTCAGAAGAAGCTGGCACAGTTATGAAAATTAATGTGCAAGAAGGCGATTTTGTAAATGAAGGAGATGTATTATTAGAAATTGAATAG
- a CDS encoding YbgA family protein gives MRQFAKPTIVVSKCLEFDACRYNGEMIPDVTIRNLQPFVTFIPVCPEVEIGLGTPRETIRIVEENGENRLVQPSTREDVTEKMEQFSNDFLQTIPDVDGFILKNRSPSCGTRDVKIYSGFEKAPAKGKGAGLFGGAVVKKFSHLPIEEEGRLSNFIIREHFFTRLFTIAYYKMIKHNKNMKELVSFQSDNKYLFMAYNQVKQKELGRIIANQKNEKIEVVFENYEKTLYELFMRAPRYTSNVNVCEHIFGYFKTKLKKQEKDHFIELLQKYAEKKIPLSSLLTILKSWAIRFDEKYLLRQTYFEPYPEALVEISDSGKGRDY, from the coding sequence ATGCGACAATTTGCAAAACCTACAATCGTCGTAAGTAAATGTTTAGAATTTGATGCTTGTCGTTATAATGGAGAGATGATTCCAGATGTAACAATACGAAATTTGCAGCCATTTGTTACATTTATACCTGTTTGTCCAGAAGTCGAGATTGGATTGGGGACTCCTCGTGAAACGATACGAATTGTAGAAGAAAATGGTGAGAATAGACTTGTGCAACCGTCGACACGAGAAGATGTAACTGAAAAAATGGAGCAGTTTTCAAATGACTTTTTACAAACGATACCGGATGTGGATGGTTTTATTTTAAAGAATCGTTCACCAAGTTGTGGTACGCGTGATGTGAAAATTTATTCTGGTTTTGAAAAAGCGCCAGCAAAGGGAAAAGGAGCTGGCTTATTTGGCGGAGCAGTAGTAAAAAAATTTTCGCATCTTCCTATTGAAGAGGAAGGTAGATTGTCGAATTTTATTATTAGAGAGCATTTCTTTACAAGGCTATTTACAATCGCATATTACAAAATGATTAAACACAATAAAAATATGAAAGAACTTGTATCGTTTCAGTCGGATAATAAATATTTATTTATGGCATATAATCAGGTGAAACAAAAGGAATTAGGTCGTATAATTGCAAATCAAAAAAATGAAAAGATTGAAGTGGTATTTGAAAACTATGAGAAGACTTTATATGAATTATTTATGCGTGCGCCCCGTTATACATCGAATGTAAATGTATGCGAGCACATTTTTGGATATTTTAAAACAAAGTTAAAAAAACAAGAAAAAGATCATTTTATAGAACTGTTACAAAAGTATGCAGAAAAGAAAATACCACTTAGTAGTTTACTTACAATTTTAAAATCATGGGCTATTCGATTTGATGAAAAGTATTTATTAAGACAAACATATTTCGAACCATATCCTGAAGCATTAGTAGAAATTTCTGATTCCGGAAAAGGTAGAGATTATTAA
- a CDS encoding acetyl-CoA carboxylase biotin carboxylase subunit: MFQKILIANRGEIAVRIMKTCQKLGIRTVAIYSEADENALHVKMANEAYLVGGPRVQESYLNLEKIIEIAKKTNAEAIHPGYGLLSENPSFPVRCKEEGIVFIGPSEEIITKMGSKIESRIAMQAADVPVVPGITTNIETAEEAIEIAKQIGYPLMLKASAGGGGIGMQLMETEQTLTKAFESNKTRAQNFFGNGEMYLERYIADAHHIEIQLLADTHGNTVYLWERECSVQRRNQKVIEEAPSPFLDEGTRKAMGEVAVQAAKALGYTNAGTVEFLVDDQKNFYFLEMNTRLQVEHPVTEEITGLDLVEQQLLIASGEKLSFTQDDVKRSGHAIEARIYAEDPKTFFPSPGKITNLTLPSNVRIDHFLENHVTITPFYDPMIAKVIAHGETREEAISKLHDALEELKVEGIKTNTPMLLQVLEDEVFKEGIYTTGFVTKQLVKK, translated from the coding sequence ATGTTTCAAAAAATATTAATTGCGAATCGCGGGGAAATTGCTGTTCGTATTATGAAAACTTGTCAAAAACTTGGCATACGCACTGTTGCTATTTATTCTGAAGCAGATGAAAATGCCCTTCATGTGAAGATGGCAAATGAAGCTTACTTAGTAGGTGGACCGCGTGTTCAAGAAAGTTATTTAAACCTTGAAAAAATTATTGAAATAGCTAAGAAGACAAATGCAGAAGCGATTCATCCAGGTTATGGTTTATTATCAGAGAATCCGTCTTTTCCGGTTCGTTGCAAAGAAGAAGGAATCGTATTTATCGGTCCTTCAGAAGAAATCATTACGAAGATGGGAAGTAAAATCGAATCACGTATCGCAATGCAAGCAGCAGATGTCCCAGTAGTCCCAGGTATTACTACAAATATTGAAACTGCTGAAGAAGCAATTGAAATTGCAAAACAAATTGGTTATCCATTAATGCTTAAGGCATCCGCAGGCGGCGGAGGCATTGGTATGCAGTTGATGGAAACTGAGCAAACGCTCACCAAAGCGTTTGAAAGTAATAAAACAAGAGCGCAAAACTTTTTTGGTAACGGAGAAATGTATTTAGAGCGATATATAGCAGACGCGCATCATATTGAAATTCAGCTTTTAGCAGATACACATGGTAACACAGTGTATTTATGGGAGCGTGAATGTTCGGTGCAGCGCCGAAATCAAAAAGTAATCGAAGAAGCACCTTCACCATTTTTAGATGAAGGTACACGAAAGGCAATGGGAGAAGTTGCTGTACAAGCTGCCAAAGCACTTGGCTATACAAATGCAGGTACAGTTGAGTTTCTTGTAGATGATCAGAAGAACTTCTATTTCTTAGAGATGAATACGAGATTACAAGTAGAGCATCCAGTGACAGAAGAAATTACGGGATTAGACCTTGTAGAACAGCAACTTCTTATCGCAAGTGGAGAGAAACTATCATTTACTCAGGATGATGTAAAACGTAGTGGTCATGCCATTGAAGCTCGTATTTATGCAGAAGATCCGAAAACATTCTTCCCATCACCTGGGAAAATTACAAATTTAACATTACCGTCAAATGTACGGATCGATCACTTCTTAGAAAATCATGTAACGATTACACCTTTCTATGATCCAATGATTGCGAAAGTCATTGCACATGGCGAGACTCGTGAAGAAGCAATTTCGAAATTACATGATGCTCTAGAAGAATTAAAAGTAGAAGGTATTAAAACGAACACGCCAATGCTACTGCAAGTTTTGGAGGACGAAGTGTTCAAAGAGGGTATTTATACAACGGGGTTTGTAACGAAACAACTCGTTAAAAAATAA